The Candidatus Rokuibacteriota bacterium genome has a segment encoding these proteins:
- a CDS encoding DUF4392 domain-containing protein, which produces MIDHLLALDPGGRGIAGFFVAGGAERAARALARGRRILITTGFAVGPGLPETDGPPGAASLGRALRRLGKHVSFVTDPVTVPPLAAALRSLGESASIVTFHATAASAAAVARRFLAEHAPTHLVAIERLGRTRTGDYLNFRGESIRAWNAPLDALFLVAPRRLVTIGVGDGGNEIGMGNVLGRIARSGAKARLMASVVTVRHLVVAGTSNWGAYGVVAELSRLDGSDLLHSAEEERRMVAACVEAGAVDGITRRPEPTVDGLPWEAHVGMLELLRVAAKSRQTGGRAR; this is translated from the coding sequence ATGATCGATCATCTCCTGGCCCTGGATCCGGGCGGCCGCGGCATCGCGGGGTTCTTCGTCGCGGGGGGAGCGGAGCGGGCCGCGCGCGCGCTGGCGCGGGGCCGCCGCATCCTCATCACCACGGGCTTCGCCGTGGGCCCCGGGTTGCCCGAGACCGACGGGCCGCCCGGCGCCGCCTCGCTGGGCCGGGCGCTCCGCCGGCTGGGCAAGCACGTCAGCTTCGTGACCGACCCCGTCACCGTGCCGCCGCTCGCAGCCGCGCTGCGATCGCTCGGCGAGTCCGCCTCGATCGTCACCTTCCACGCGACCGCGGCGTCCGCGGCGGCCGTGGCCCGCCGGTTCCTGGCCGAGCACGCGCCGACCCATCTCGTCGCCATCGAGCGCCTGGGCCGGACGCGCACGGGCGATTACCTGAACTTCCGCGGGGAATCCATCCGCGCGTGGAATGCGCCGCTCGACGCCCTGTTCCTCGTGGCGCCGCGCCGGCTGGTGACCATCGGCGTGGGCGACGGCGGCAACGAGATTGGCATGGGCAATGTGCTCGGGCGGATCGCGCGCAGTGGTGCGAAGGCGCGGCTCATGGCCTCCGTGGTCACGGTGCGCCACCTGGTGGTGGCCGGCACCTCCAACTGGGGTGCCTACGGCGTCGTCGCCGAGCTGTCGCGGCTCGACGGGAGCGATCTCCTGCACTCGGCCGAGGAGGAGCGCCGGATGGTCGCCGCCTGTGTCGAGGCCGGCGCCGTGGACGGCATCACCCGCCGCCCCGAGCCCACCGTGGACGGCTTGCCCTGGGAGGCGCATGTAGGCATGCTGGAGCTACTGAGGGTCGCCGCAAAATCGCGACAGACCGGAGGACGAGCGAGATGA